In Chanodichthys erythropterus isolate Z2021 chromosome 20, ASM2448905v1, whole genome shotgun sequence, the genomic stretch ttttaataaaaagGGTGGAAAAAAATCCACACATTTTTAGAAAACATTTAATCTCTCCAAAGTTAAATTACAAACATAATCTACATCTTTACACATTGTTTGCAGTGAGAAAGTCTGTTCAAGAGTTGTCCGAGAAGACTTGACCCATGACAGCCAGTTTGGCGCTGAACGGCTGCACAGGGCAGGAGAGCACAGGAGGTTTTCGTCTCTCTCCTGGCTTCAGTGCAATGCTCTCTGAGGAGCCGCCGGCGCTCTGGTCCCCTGAAGTCTCCTCTGATTGGTCCGTGGGAGGCCTGAGTGGTTGTGAGAAGCTGAGAAGTATGTCCTGTAGTTCCCTGTGCTCGTCCTGGTATcggctgcagcagtgcagtgCGGCGGGGTCGAGCGGGTGAGCCTCCGTGTTAAATATGTAACCCCCCGCGCTGAGTACGCAGTCCCCCTGCAGGCCACCGAGCTCAAACTCAGTGCCCGTGTTATGAAGGAAATTTTCAGGATCGAAGAGGAGGTAGAGGTATTTAATGGTCTCGGCCAGGAAGAAGGACTCCATGCGGTTGTCCAACTTGTGGTCCCTTACGTCCTTCACCTTTGGCAGAAATAAAAAGATGAGTATGTTTAGAGACTGTCTCAATATTGATCAAACTTTGAGACTCATTTTGAGACACTCACAGTGGCAAAACCACACTTCACACGGCTGATTTTGTCAATCGACTCGACTGCATCCCGGCCAAGCTGCATGAATGTCGGGTCACCGGTGGCCTTATACAGATACATGGCGCTCTCGATCAACTCTGTACAACAAAATTGGTTACTTcaatttcatttattcatatcaatTAATCAATACAGATTTTACAGCAAAAGGTTGGAATATTCTACATGACTTTTAAAATTTGAACAGATTGTAAAACACTAGGCATCATACACTTGCTGACTTTGTAAATGGTGAAAGAGAAAAACTTGGCATCATACACTAAAAGATTGAGGATCACACACTATCAGACTTCTGAACACAACAAACTCACGCAGAAACACATGCTTTGTTGAGGAGACGCATGACAAATGAGAACAATGCATGTTCTAAAATCAGctcaaaatattaaacatgtttGATCTgaagctaaaaaataaaaaaaaatatttgcagtCTGTGCCTTTCATAAACTAcatgattttcttttctttgactTCCGGCAACTAGCGCCAACTCATCCAGACAGTAAATCGGCAAAAATCTGGGAAAAGTAGTATGTAGTGTATTCAAGCCTCAAAACAGTCTTAAACTTTATAACGCATTCCAGGTCTGTGTTGAACTATAGCAAAACCATTCATTTTATCAATatttatgaaaaaacaaaaaaatgaatcccgCACACTATCAACTTGCAAAACAATAAAGAAGACACTTTATTAGCAACGTTTCGATCGTAAGATAGATGCTAATAAAGtgtcttttttattgttttgcaagttgatagtgtgcgggattcatttttttgttttttcatattttgactATACCAGTCTTCTTTCCTACGCACCTATCTATCACCTACAGGTGTGCGACGCTAATTATTCATCAATATTtatgagaaattttattttaatatattgctaTATAAGAATTACCagtattaatttcattgaaatcAACTGATTTATTCATATTCTTCGAATTTATAACTCATGACAGCACAAAACAGTCcaaattttttttgaaagaaagaaaaatttacttttattcagcattcgtgcattaaattgatcagtgacagtaaaaacatttcttatgttacaaaaatttatttcaaattgcTGCCGTTCTTTCTGTTAGCTTTTTATTCATCACAGGATCCTAAAAAATGTATCaggttttcaaaactgttttcaacattgataataataagaaatgttttttgagtgtcaaatcagcatatcagaatgatttctgatggatcatgtgactctgaagactggagtaatgatgctgaaaattcagtttcgatcacaggaataaatgacattttaaaatacattcaaatagaaaacagttattttaaacggtaatactatttcacaatattactgtattttgatcaaataaatgcagcctttgtgagcttAAGAGATTTTTTCatgaatattaaaaatcttaccgactccacacagtataaaatatatttattttacttacaTAAACTACGTTTTAAGATGAAAAACATtatcaaattttaattctgcAATAATTTATCAATAAGTGTCAGCAGAGTGAAATATCGACTTCTCACTACCCAAGACTTCTCACTTCCCTTGTTTACGTGTTAGGTCAGTAGGCAGAGAGTAggcggtcttttgtggctgttcgaacacatttGACCACATGAGCGTCTACACTATGAAAGCCATCCAGTTGAATGCGTTTTATACTACCTCTGGAAGAgttcgaaagtggacaagctcaaaacattttagaccctgtttacacctgtatttagtgtcatccacttgtgatctgactataccaggtgtaaacaaggCCAAAAACACTTCTGTAAAACACAACTCAAAAAAGGCATAAAATCAGGTCTAAAGCCACAGTTGATATCTGGGTCAAAACTGACCCAGAATGCGAAaagcattttatatatatttttacattgttatatCTCTTTACCTagctctaaaaataaataaattaaataaatcaattttaaaattgtatttaattttattccaatgtttgtttttttacacatttaaataaatacattgggtctcattcatgaaacattcgtaaatatacgagtaaatatgtgagtgatttgcgcgtaaacagactttcccgaaaactctcttcctgattcacaaatacttcgtaaacgtcagaagtgatagtgaaatgtgtgtgtgtgttaatgaattccaatcagtcgtaaatgggacgcgcgtacacgttcattctcaattaccataaatcccgcccattaaatccgactgacaactatatatgggcatcattttatgacaccaaatgaaggattttggccattttataggaaacaagttccatagtttgcccagccctattgaaatcaattcattatttgattaaagtgctccgtttgcagatgctataggtgcgttcacgcggcctcgtaattcctgtagttacaagattctatcttgtaaaaagcgttcacgtcttcgtagagttcgtaattacagtttgtaagctgggagttttctgaaagctcccacatgtaacatgtggccactataccacctgaccgctgtagattgatttattaggcgttgatagtggtgccacgGAAACGCATCAtttccagtccaaggaccaaaaggacgtgaacaggtccgaatataacgtcatttCAAGATAGCGGTAAATACAAGGTGACGTGTATTTACCGCTAGATACACCGAGAACCgagaaccgagaacatttcctataacactagatatacctgtacatcagaataagaatggcatctacgctaatatctgtctctctgcttatcctgaggtttgccgggtgctggatccaggccgtatccagatcagatggagaacctgcgtctggacctgactacaacgtagcccaggagacaatgggcctaaagatccaattctggctgcatctataattcagatttttaatccccgtatccgcttacatatatttatatataatcgatttttaatctctataataaaaatgtacaattcagattttgatctccatatacatttacatatatatatcttccaagggtttttttccctcctaggacttttttcccagtgctagcacgctgggtttttctcctagggggttttttccacccctggaagtcagccgacattggcttaatgtagcaccatcttgtatatgttacatattaccacgcttgtttgtacagttttaaccacttccctttttttctgtgcttctaatatgtaaagctgctttgaaacaattaccaattgtaaaagcgctatataaataaatttgacttgacttgacttgacttgacttgacttgacgtgaacgcagcttattactggctctcacaacaaaagtaaaaagaaaaaacgtatgtaattactatatataatattttttcaaaatgctgtaaatatgtaccttattaaggtgaattaaaatgcagccttattaatgagcaaaacgttcggatgttaaacgcactatttacgcgtgactgggagcaggtgtagatttctttcgtaccaactaacatttggaaaatacgaacattttaatgaatccgaaaatttacgccagaaccactttacacacgatttacacaaaaattcgttctgctcttgtttcatgaatgagacccattatgTATTTTGTTAGTCTTCATGACACATTTTCAAAGTTTGGTTCCCATATCAAAACCTACATGTTTTTAAGAAAAATTCAGGAATGTGTTCAGGGTGACCAGATGACCAAAAATGACCAGAATGAGTTATAATGGTTTAAAAGACAACTAATCTATGATTTGAGGACTTTACATGTATGCATTGCTCCCTTTCGCGGTGTGTTTTATAGATACCTGGCCGCAGAGGGTAGCCCTCTCGTTTGTCCACTGTGTATCCTTGAGGAATGCTGTAAAACTCTGGGAGGCCTCCAAACTGACGCCAAACACTGTAGTAGTTATGGAAGGACTTTGTGGCACTGGAAATATCACCTATCAAACtctgaaatgaaataaacacatgTACATTATTAGGCGCCACAGCAATCTGCTCTCAGatgcaaatatataaaaaaatggtgTTTTCCCATTGTCTTCTGACATAATGGACTAGTGTATCTGCTTTCTCACCTGCAATCCAGGCCAGAACGCCTCCAGAGACTGAAACACAGGCATTGATACTGTTCCTTTATGCATCTGCACCCACAGATACCAATCATCAAACTTAGTGTAGTTCTTTATGGACTTATCAAATTCTGCAACACACATTTGAAAGTTGATAATGCTTTCACATAAGCAAGATAAAGAAAGATAAACAGTAATTACTGGAAATTAGTTGGTGTTATGATTAGATAATATCTAAATTTAGTGTAGGATTTACTTTAACTGCTAGTAAacttcacaaataattacaaagaaacacattgaattaaacatgaaattttgaagtagaaaggctgaaatagtattttcttgtaaaacattctccactttttttcatattttacttttctttttttttcgaTTTCTATTCTCTTTCTCCATCTActtgtatataaaaaacaaaaccaaaacctTGCTAAAAGCACTTTGCTGATGAAACTGACTTGACACGGCACTTACATACTCATGTTGATTGCTTCTactattctcatttgtaagtcgctttggagaaaagcatctgctaaatgactaaatgtaaacgTAAATGAAATAAGTCCATGTTTACCGTGAAACATTGCCAGCAGCTCCTCATCTTGCAGCAGGATGGCCCCCTTTACAAGATACTCGAAGTATGAGTCCACTCCCGCCCCGATCCCTGCATCCTGAGCCACCCACTTAGAAGTTATGACATCTATATGGTTGCCCACCTGAAAAAATGAGAGAGTTATGTGAGATAATTTTAACAAGAACACTGAATGCTGGAGCCAGTAAAGGGGTCACAGCACACcttttccatttcaaaaatccatattttttctatatttttctctaatttcatattttcttcTCTATAAGTTTTACAGaccatatttaaagggttagttcactcaaaaataaaaattctgtcatttattactcaccctcaaatgatacactgggccatttgaccaatcagagcagaggaagttctcagaaaggaggggtttagagagaccaaATCCTTTTATCAAATTGTTTCAGACTATGAGAAAAGCGGTGGTGCTGCAATgtatattttgagaaaaataaaatgttttttgcccttggatgcatgtaagcCTAAGAGACCTCCAAAGGAACCtgttaggaacctttaaaatagcataatatgGAGGGACTCTTTAAAACACTCAAACAgtattattttacagtgaacAATCACTAAACATTTAGCTGCACTGACTGATTGGTCAAAATGCCCTGAAAAACACTATGCTTGtatgatacatttatttttagaatatcttattttcatattttagaaAACAGAATGGGGCAATAGTTTGGAAATATTTTTCTTATCCAGACCTAGAAATTACTAAAAATCAAAATCCCCGGggtcatattaaaaaaaaatgtttgcacgTGTGTGATTGATACTCATTTCACATGCAAAGAGGTTTTACATTGTGGTTCTAAAGCCCCACTTAATTCTCAGGGTCAGAGAAAGGGTAGAAActgattacaaaaataaaaataaaaaaatgttgtttttaaatgagaATTTTTGGTGCAAAAACAACTGCTAACATaatcaattaaattattaaaaattaaattaaagataaataaaaatgtatatgacCTTTTGTAATCAGCTATGCAAAATGCTAACTGCTCATTTAAATCAGATTTGGTTCTCAGAAAGCTTTATGGTTCTATAGAATATTTAATCCCGATAAAGAAAACAGGGGATTGGGATAACAACGGATAATTGGTTGTTTACAACACAATTTGAATCACATGGagaaacaacataaacataGTTTATGCCTTTTTAATCAGCCCTGTCCTAGTAATTGCTGTTAAAGCGATTAACGCGTTGGAAAGAAAGAGCAgctaaaacataaatattaatgttattagaGGCATTTGGTCAAAGCATTTCAGAAGGGACATTTCCGGGTGGTTTAGCTACTACTGAGTGCAGTCAGTAGGACTGCTGGGCACGGGCAGGTCATTCATGATGCATTACATTCATATGTTGTAGTATGaagtaaatgtaaatttactagttaatattgtataataaagggatagttcaccccaaaatgaaattctCTAAtcattaactcaccctcatCCCATCCCCAATGTATAGGACCTTCTTTCTTCTGATAAATACAAAGAAAGATTTAATCCCATTGAATGGGTACCACTATGTTGATGCTTAAAAACCACACACAGCGATCACGGCAGTAATacttcttctgaagtgaaatgataagaataatactaatatttttcaactttttttttaactgtaaatCATTGCTTCTGGCCTATCATACGAGCGTTCATGATAGGGACGCTGTGACACGTGATGCAAGTGCGTTGCAAAGCTTGCGCGATAAGTGGCAGTTCAAGCATCAAACTTTTGCCAGCCATTCAGGCCCTGTCCACACGGACATGGGTATCTTCAAAACCACAGCTTTTTCTATGGTTTTGAACGCAAACACAGTATCCGGTATCACAGTATCCGGTCACTGAAACTGAACTTTTTTGAAAACTCCTGCCATGGTGAGGATTTTTAAAAACCCGGTTACAGTGTTGTCGTGTAGACGGTGAAACCGGAGATTTTGGCTTGTGACGTCGGAACCGGAACCAGTAATAACCTTTTTTCCAGGCTTCTGATTAGCCAACATGGCTTTACGGTTAGGGTTGTATCGCCACCAGTTGGTTTGGCATGCTCTTGATTCATAGcgtgtttttgcattttcatgCAATGTGGAAAAACTCCTAGGCCTCAATGGCATTATATGAACTCACAGCAATGGATTATTTTCCTTaaaatcttcttttttttgtgtttatctgaaaaaggaaagtcatatttttcaaaaagtcaCTTTTTGGCACATTCGCACTGCAGGAGCTGGGTGTGATGATGTAGGAGATTTCGTCTCTTAGCCCTTCCCTTGCTCTTTCAATCGCACAACTCATACGTCTACATGTCATCTCAGTTATCatgaaacacacaacaaaaacacagcTCTGATCACGGCATCCTCCATCCTCCAGTTGTTGACGCTGTTGAATGCCGTGCTTAAATGACATCGCTATCAGCCGACTTACATCACTTCAGAGTTTCTACTACCGGTGCGAACGCAACCAGGAAAAATGTCCCTCGGTGAAAATTTAGATCTCGGCGGACCACCCTTTTGGCTAGTTTCTATAACTGAGTTCCTATATCTACCCATTGTGAAAGCCTTAAATGATGGAgagaattttcatgtttgggtgaactgcCCCTTTAAAACCAAAGAATTTCAGATATGCACTACTCTGGCTTCATGGCTGTACTACAAACAGTTTGATCCCAGATAAAAAGCTTTTACCAGGCCAATATCTGAGCGTGTTCTCCACAAGGCCCTGAGAGCTTTGCGAGCCACGTTCTCAAACACAGGGTCTCCAGTCAGTCGGCTGAGGGTGGAGAACTCCAGGATGAAGGTGCCCACTCCAGCAGTGCAGGTGACGGGGGTCTCAGTGGGGTTCACCCCCCTCAGCAGGTTCACCGTGCCATATGGCATCCCTGTGGGGGTCTGGAAAGCTGAGAAgaacacaatatatataaacttgACAACATTATCAATAATCATGATT encodes the following:
- the edem2 gene encoding ER degradation-enhancing alpha-mannosidase-like protein 2, which codes for MLTFLFSAVFCATFLSPIISHVKGKDFTEQEMSHYRDRIKSMFYHAYNSYLENAYPYDELRPLTCDGQDTWGSFSLTLIDALDTLLVLGNHTEFQRVATLLQDTVDFDTDVNASVFETNIRVVGGLLSAHLLSKRAGMEVEEGWPCSGPLLRMAEDAARKLLPAFQTPTGMPYGTVNLLRGVNPTETPVTCTAGVGTFILEFSTLSRLTGDPVFENVARKALRALWRTRSDIGLVGNHIDVITSKWVAQDAGIGAGVDSYFEYLVKGAILLQDEELLAMFHEFDKSIKNYTKFDDWYLWVQMHKGTVSMPVFQSLEAFWPGLQSLIGDISSATKSFHNYYSVWRQFGGLPEFYSIPQGYTVDKREGYPLRPELIESAMYLYKATGDPTFMQLGRDAVESIDKISRVKCGFATVKDVRDHKLDNRMESFFLAETIKYLYLLFDPENFLHNTGTEFELGGLQGDCVLSAGGYIFNTEAHPLDPAALHCCSRYQDEHRELQDILLSFSQPLRPPTDQSEETSGDQSAGGSSESIALKPGERRKPPVLSCPVQPFSAKLAVMGQVFSDNS